Proteins encoded by one window of Arabidopsis thaliana chromosome 2, partial sequence:
- the PLP6 gene encoding PATATIN-like protein 6 (PATATIN-like protein 6 (PLP6); FUNCTIONS IN: nutrient reservoir activity; INVOLVED IN: metabolic process, lipid metabolic process; EXPRESSED IN: 22 plant structures; EXPRESSED DURING: 13 growth stages; CONTAINS InterPro DOMAIN/s: Acyl transferase/acyl hydrolase/lysophospholipase (InterPro:IPR016035), Patatin (InterPro:IPR002641); BEST Arabidopsis thaliana protein match is: patatin-like protein 6 (TAIR:AT3G54950.1); Has 1294 Blast hits to 1292 proteins in 232 species: Archae - 0; Bacteria - 327; Metazoa - 139; Fungi - 43; Plants - 635; Viruses - 0; Other Eukaryotes - 150 (source: NCBI BLink).): MLTTMQRVHNKPIDSIGGFKHLVKQSNGGDGGVTATDMQEPSIETDKLSYEIFSILESKFLFGYDDDLKLMESRSRDPSPEQETASPAMVEALNGVVPGTVKNQRGKVCVLSIDSGGMRGIIPGKALAYLEHALKSKSGDPNARIADYFDVASGSGIGGIFTAMLFASSDGNRPIFKAEDTWRFLAMKGKSFYNKSPPGILNRVMKTGSGGSGGSGSKLEKAMKESFEELTLKDTLKPVLIPCYDLTSSAPFLFSRADALETDGYDFKLWEVCRATWAEPGVFEPVEMRSVDGKTRCVAVDGGLAMSNPTAAAITHVLHNKQEFPFVRGVEDLLVLSLGTGQLVDVKYDCDKVMKWKAKHWARPAVRISADGAADTVDQAVSMAFGQCRRSNYVRIQANGSSFGPCKPNIDTDASPSNVNMLVGVAEEMLKQKNAESVLFGGKKINEESNYEKLDWLAGELVLEHQRRSCRIAPTVAFKQSGDRRVDQQTIFKDIDCMF, from the exons ATGTTAACTACGATGCAAAGAGTACACAACAAACCGATTGATTCTATCGGAGGTTTTAAGCATTTGGTAAAACAGAGTAACGGCGGTGACGGTGGAGTGACGGCGACGGATATGCAAGAACCGAGCATCGAGACTGATAAGCTTAGCTACGAGATTTTCTCTATTCTCGAAAGCAAGTTTCTTTTCGGGTATGATGATGACCTGAAGCTTATGGAATCAAGAAGCAGAGACCCGAGTCCAGAGCAAGAAACGGCATCACCGGCGATGGTGGAAGCTTTAAACGGCGTTGTTCCGGGTACAGTTAAGAACCAGAGAGGtaaagtttgtgttttgagTATCGATAGTGGTGGAATGAGAGGGATTATACCTGGAAAAGCTTTGGCTTATCTGGAACATGCTCTGAAATCGAAATCGGGTGACCCGAATGCTCGAATCGCTGATTACTTCGACGTAGCTTCCGGTTCCGGTATCGGTGGGATTTTCACGGCGATGCTTTTTGCGTCGAGCGATGGTAACCGTCCGATCTTCAAAGCGGAAGACACGTGGCGGTTTTTAGCTATGAAAGGTAAAAGCTTTTACAACAAATCACCACCGGGGATACTAAACAGGGTTATGAAAACCGGGTCGGGTGGTTCGGGTGGGTCAGGTTCGAAGCTTGAGAAAGCGATGAAGGAGTCTTTCGAAGAGCTTACGCTTAAGGATACGCTTAAACCGGTTTTGATTCCTTGTTACGACCTCACGAGCTCTGCACCGTTCTTGTTCTCACGTGCTGATGCGTTGGAAACGGACGGTTATGATTTTAAGCTGTGGGAAGTTTGTAGAGCTACTTGGGCTGAGCCAGGAGTGTTTGAGCCGGTGGAGATGAGATCAGTTGATGGTAAGACACGGTGTGTAGCTGTTGATGGTGGTTTAGCAATGAGTAATCCAACGGCTGCAGCGATTACTCATGTGTTGCATAATAAGCAAGAGTTTCCTTTTGTTAGAGGTGTTGAGGATTTGCTTGTGTTGTCACTTGGTACGGGACAGTTGGTTGATGTTAAGTATGATTGTGATAAGGTTATGAAGTGGAAGGCTAAGCATTGGGCTCGACCTGCGGTTCGGATTTCTGCTGATGGAGCAGCTGATACTGTGGATCAGGCTGTTTCCATGGCGTTTGGTCAGTGTAGGAGGAGTAACTACGTCCGTATTCAG GCGAATGGATCAAGCTTTGGTCCGTGCAAACCAAACATAGACACAGATGCGAGTCCAAGCAATGTGAATATGCTTGTGGGAGTAGCAGAGGAGATGCTGAAGCAGAAGAATGCAGAGTCTGTTCTGTTTGGTGGTAAGAAAATCAATGAAGAAAGCAATTATGAGAAGCTGGATTGGTTAGCCGGTGAACTAGTGCTAGAACACCAGAGGAGGAGTTGTAGAATCGCTCCCACTGTAGCGTTCAAGCAATCCGGCGACAGAAGAGTCGATCAACAGACCATTTTCAAGGATATTGATTGtatgttttga
- the LOJ gene encoding LATERAL ORGAN JUNCTION (LATERAL ORGAN JUNCTION (LOJ); CONTAINS InterPro DOMAIN/s: Pentatricopeptide repeat (InterPro:IPR002885); BEST Arabidopsis thaliana protein match is: Pentatricopeptide repeat (PPR) superfamily protein (TAIR:AT3G54980.1); Has 63662 Blast hits to 14403 proteins in 306 species: Archae - 7; Bacteria - 57; Metazoa - 980; Fungi - 1296; Plants - 59204; Viruses - 0; Other Eukaryotes - 2118 (source: NCBI BLink).) — protein MTTFMVSKRFRPPIFLHRFINPKPISSQTRFLHPPDNQSRDISDSTTETISTLEFPHKTSVPNHSPLTSTSETENHVDDARVIEVLLGRRNDPVSALQYCNWVKPLHRLCEGGDVFWVLIHILLSSIHTHDRASNLLVMFVSNNPTLIPNVMVNNLVDSSKRFGFELTPRAFNYLLNAYIRNKRMDYAVDCFGLMVDRKVVPFVPYVNNVLSSLVRSNLIDEAKEIYNKMVLIGVAGDNVTTQLLMRASLRERKPEEAVKIFRRVMSRGAEPDGLLFSLAVQAACKTPDLVMALDLLREMRGKLGVPASQETYTSVIVAFVKEGNMEEAVRVMDEMVGFGIPMSVIAATSLVNGYCKGNELGKALDLFNRMEEEGLAPDKVMFSVMVEWFCKNMEMEKAIEFYMRMKSVRIAPSSVLVHTMIQGCLKAESPEAALEIFNDSFESWIAHGFMCNKIFLLFCKQGKVDAATSFLKMMEQKGIEPNVVFYNNMMLAHCRMKNMDLARSIFSEMLEKGLEPNNFTYSILIDGFFKNKDEQNAWDVINQMNASNFEANEVIYNTIINGLCKVGQTSKAKEMLQNLIKEKRYSMSCTSYNSIIDGFVKVGDTDSAVETYREMSENGKSPNVVTFTSLINGFCKSNRMDLALEMTHEMKSMELKLDLPAYGALIDGFCKKNDMKTAYTLFSELPELGLMPNVSVYNSLISGFRNLGKMDAAIDLYKKMVNDGISCDLFTYTTMIDGLLKDGNINLASDLYSELLDLGIVPDEILHMVLVNGLSKKGQFLKASKMLEEMKKKDVTPNVLLYSTVIAGHHREGNLNEAFRLHDEMLEKGIVHDDTVFNLLVSGRVEKPPAASKISSLASPEMRSSY, from the coding sequence ATGACTACTTTCATGGTTTCCAAACGATTTCGTCCACCTATTTTTCTCCATCGTtttataaatccaaaacccatTTCTTCACAGACTCGATTTCTCCATCCACCGGATAATCAAAGTCGAGACATTTCCGATTCCACTACTGAAACCATCTCAACACTAGAATTTCCTCATAAAACCTCTGTACCAAATCATTCACCTTTAACTTCAACCTCTGAGACTGAGAATCATGTGGACGACGCTCGTGTAATCGAAGTGCTTCTAGGTCGTAGAAACGACCCAGTCTCAGCTCTTCAGTACTGCAATTGGGTCAAGCCTTTACATCGTCTCTGTGAAGGTGGAGATGTCTTCTGGGTACTTATTCATATCCTTCTAAGCTCTATTCACACTCACGATCGTGCCAGCAATTTGCTCGTAATGTTCGTTTCGAACAATCCAACGCTAATTCCAAACGTAATGGTTAACAATTTGGTTGATTCGTCTAAacggtttggttttgaactTACCCCACGAGCTTTCAATTACTTGTTGAATGCTTATATTCGAAACAAGCGAATGGATTATGCTGTAGATTGCTTTGGTTTGATGGTGGATCGAAAGGTTGTTCCTTTTGTGCCATATGTGAACAATGTTCTAAGTTCTTTAGTTAGAAGTAATTTGATAGATGAAGCTAAGGAGATTTATAATAAGATGGTTTTAATTGGTGTTGCTGGTGATAATGTAACTACACAGTTGTTGATGCGAGCTAGTTTGAGAGAGAGGAAGCCTGAAGAGGCTGTGAAAATTTTCAGGAGAGTTATGAGTAGAGGAGCAGAACCAGATGGTTTGTTGTTTAGTCTTGCTGTTCAAGCTGCTTGTAAGACGCCAGATTTGGTTATGGCTTTGGATTTGTTGAGGGAAATGAGGGGGAAGTTAGGTGTCCCGGCCTCGCAGGAAACGTATACTAGTGTGATTGTGGCTTTTGTGAAGGAAGGTAATATGGAGGAGGCAGTGAGGGTTATGGATGAGATGGTTGGTTTTGGGATACCGATGAGTGTAATTGCTGCAACGAGTTTGGTTAATGGATATTGCAAGGGGAATGAGTTAGGTAAGGCTTTGGATTTGTTTAATAGAATGGAGGAGGAAGGGCTGGCTCCGGACAAAGTTATGTTTTCGGTTATGGTCGAATGGTTTTGTAAGAAtatggagatggagaaagcTATTGAGTTTTATATGAGGATGAAATCTGTAAGGATTGCTCCTTCATCTGTTCTTGTCCATACAATGATCCAAGGGTGTTTGAAAGCTGAGTCACCAGAAGCGGCGCTAGAAATCTTTAACGACAGTTTTGAAAGCTGGATTGCGCATGGTTTTATGTGtaacaagatttttttattgttttgcaaGCAAGGTAAAGTCGATGCTGCAACAAGCTTTTTGAAGATGATGGAGCAAAAAGGGATTGAGCCGAATGTAGTTTTTTACAATAACATGATGCTTGCTCATTGCAGAATGAAAAACATGGACTTGGCTCGTTCAATATTTTCTGAAATGCTGGAAAAGGGTCTAGAGCCGAATAACTTCACTTATTCCATCTTGATCGATGGATTTTTCAAGAATAAGGATGAACAGAATGCTTGGGATGTCATCAATCAGATGAATGCTTCCAATTTCGAAGCTAATGAAGTCATATATAATACGATCATCAATGGTTTGTGTAAAGTTGGTCAGACGTCTAAAGCCAAAGAGATGTTGCAAAATTTGATCAAAGAAAAGCGCTATTCCATGAGTTGCACGAGTTACAATAGCATCATAGATGGATTCGTCAAAGTAGGTGATACTGATTCCGCTGTCGAAACTTACAGAGAGATGAGTGAAAACGGTAAATCTCCAAATGTTGTAACCTTCACCAGCTTGATCAATGGATTCTGCAAAAGTAACCGAATGGATCTAGCTCTTGAAATGACACACGAAATGAAAAGCATGGAGTTGAAACTTGATCTTCCAGCCTACGGTGCACTAATAGACGGGTTCTGTAAAAAGAATGACATGAAAACCGCATATACTTTGTTCTCTGAACTGCCGGAACTAGGATTGATGCCAAATGTGTCTGTCTACAATAGTTTGATTTCAGGATTCCGTAATCTGGGAAAGATGGATGCAGCGATTGACTTGTACAAGAAAATGGTGAATGATGGAATAAGTTGTGATCTGTTTACATATACAACGATGATCGACGGGTTGTTAAAAGATGGAAATATAAATCTTGCCTCTGATTTGTACTCGGAGTTGCTTGATTTAGGTATTGTCCCTGATGAAATCTTGCACATGGTACTTGTCAACGGTCTTAGTAAGAAGGGACAGTTTTTGAAAGCTAGCAAGATGTTagaggagatgaagaagaaagatgtgaCTCCAAATGTGCTTCTATACAGTACTGTTATTGCAGGACATCATAGAGAAGGAAATCTCAATGAGGCTTTTAGACTTCATGATGAGATGCTTGAGAAAGGTATTGTACATGATGATACTGTATTCAATTTACTCGTGAGTGGAAGAGTTGAGAAACCTCCTGCTGCATCCAAGATTAGTAGCTTGGCTTCTCCTGAGATGAGATCGAGCTACTAA